Within the Maribacter sp. BPC-D8 genome, the region TTTTCAAAATTTAATTTATCAGCATAAATCTGGCTAATTGATGTTGCTAAATCTCTGTTAGAAATGCTACAAGGTTCAATGTTATCTAATTTTTTAATAATGTCTTCATCATTAGACTTTGCTAGAAATTCGTAATACGCCAACTTATTCTGTTCATTTGGCTCTATAGTGTAAAGCACTTCTAAAACCTGTTCTATAATTTCAGTGTTGTCAGTTGTATTAAAATTGTCGTAGTATTCTTTTAAAATGGTTACATCATTTTGTCCCCATTCCATCTGTCTTTCCATCCACATTTTTTTAACTGTTGGAGATGGGTAATTACTTACTGTGCTAATATCCCTAGAAAAATCAGCATACGAGCTAGAAGGATTTTTTAAGTACAATCCATTTAACTGAGACCAAAGCTGGTCGGTTTTACCTTGCGCTTTCATGCCTTCGGCATAGGTAACTATCTGCTGAGAGTTAATGAATTTATTATTTTTAAATAATTTCTCCATTAAATTCGTTGCCTCTTCGGTTTTTTCTTCCACTACCAATCTGTCGATTTTTTGCTTGAGCGGTACCATAGTCTGCTTGCTCTTATTATAAGATTTGTAATCGCTTTTGGTATTGGTTATTAAAGTTGAGGTGGTACCTATAAGAGTTCTTATTTCCGGACGAATATCTGGTACGCTTATATTCGGCGTCTTCGTTTTAATACTGTAAAGAAAACCGTTTAATAATGGAACCGAAGAGAATTCGACCTGATCAAAGAATAGTTTTTCATGGACTTTAACATTGTTATGCTCTTCAACATACATGAGCCAATACGAGTCTTTCTTTTCATCGGTATTTAAAGAACTAGAAACTTCATATTGCCCTTCATAACTTAAATGACGAATACTTTGGTAACGCCAGTCCATTGCTGCCTCTGTAGATTGCTTGGCAGTTAAAAACTTCATATAAGGATGTCTTTTTTTGTAATCGACAATGTGCTTTTTTAATTCACCAATAGCATTTGATGTGCTACCGATTTTTAAAATATCATTAGTATTTAATACATGAGACCAAATACCGGTATATAAGTATGTAGATTCTATTGCCCATTGTTCTTTCTGTGAAATGGTATAGCCGCTACTTAAACGCGGGTAATCAAAAAAGCGGTTGTTTAGTGGGTCTGGATCAAACTCTCTATTACCACCTTCATAAACATCTCCTAAAAAAGAAGTGTGTAGAAAGTTTAAGCTAGGAAACCCTTTCTTTAGTGCTATAAGACCTAGACTATCTATTTGATTGTCTGGAGCAACATAAGAGTTGGGTAATGTTTTTGAAACATTATCTTCCCATTTATTGGCAGAAGCTTTTGCGTTGTCTAAAATAAGATCCGTGTCTTTCCATAATTTTTTAGAAAGCGGTAAGTCATTGTAACCACGAAAACCAAGTTCATGACCTCTATTGGTAAATTCATTGGTAAGCCATTTATTGGTGCCGTTTTCATTTTTGCCGTCTAATAACCCAGTTTGATTCCAGCTTTTAAAATTGGGGTCTCCAGTGTTTTTTTCATTGGCATTGAAAGTTACGTAGGCAGAGTACTTGATATCTTCTTCTTGAGCAAGCTTTTTCATTTTTGGCCACCAATCTGCCTTTAGCATCTCAGATTTACTGATACCTTTTTGTACGTTGATCGCTTTTCCATTATCATCATACATAGACGTTGGAAAATCATCTAGAAATAAAGTTCCAATATTCGCAATGGGATAAGGAATACCTTCAAGCCCTAATAAACTTGCAGAAAATAAAAGACCTCTCATTTCTTTTTTAAGAATTTGAGATGAGTTGTATAGAATAACTTTTCCGTTACCTATTCTATTCTCAATTAAAACAGGATATTCTTTATTGTTATGTGCCTCTACCAAAATATTTACGTTGCTAGAAAAGTTAGCTCCGTCAAAACCTAAGTGAACAGTTTTATTGTCAAAACCACGCCCTTGCATACCCGGAAAAAGCGCTTTGTTAAAGAATAGACCAGAAGCCTCCTTGTTCGTGCTCCAGTCAGCATCAGGCGTCATTC harbors:
- a CDS encoding DUF2194 domain-containing protein, which translates into the protein MISKKIGYLLLLIAFSLLTSCQQELYKSNNKFNIPEKSTEEPLVQFLIEPTNYSAILETENLAKAFDYSKIAHKTLWVNQFNEKLNIAPTTRVVTVHETAGLSTIAIDSLLKFVSKGGTLFVTKAAKDERMSYFFGMTPDADWSTNKEASGLFFNKALFPGMQGRGFDNKTVHLGFDGANFSSNVNILVEAHNNKEYPVLIENRIGNGKVILYNSSQILKKEMRGLLFSASLLGLEGIPYPIANIGTLFLDDFPTSMYDDNGKAINVQKGISKSEMLKADWWPKMKKLAQEEDIKYSAYVTFNANEKNTGDPNFKSWNQTGLLDGKNENGTNKWLTNEFTNRGHELGFRGYNDLPLSKKLWKDTDLILDNAKASANKWEDNVSKTLPNSYVAPDNQIDSLGLIALKKGFPSLNFLHTSFLGDVYEGGNREFDPDPLNNRFFDYPRLSSGYTISQKEQWAIESTYLYTGIWSHVLNTNDILKIGSTSNAIGELKKHIVDYKKRHPYMKFLTAKQSTEAAMDWRYQSIRHLSYEGQYEVSSSLNTDEKKDSYWLMYVEEHNNVKVHEKLFFDQVEFSSVPLLNGFLYSIKTKTPNISVPDIRPEIRTLIGTTSTLITNTKSDYKSYNKSKQTMVPLKQKIDRLVVEEKTEEATNLMEKLFKNNKFINSQQIVTYAEGMKAQGKTDQLWSQLNGLYLKNPSSSYADFSRDISTVSNYPSPTVKKMWMERQMEWGQNDVTILKEYYDNFNTTDNTEIIEQVLEVLYTIEPNEQNKLAYYEFLAKSNDEDIIKKLDNIEPCSISNRDLATSISQIYADKLNFEKAEQWQKCGNISPEIVKEWKEKTRTIESKKFTDFEYYVRYLLVNDPDKAVQELRDIEICRPDLVRLSKNIALLFAEYTQYQKALDWSTCTNTIPVAKLLDWNLEFANGRYLNKVYANHIDKNPRDYNTMSHMAKLLLLKGDVNGAGEIAIKIPPSKIDLDFKIAFNNEVKAESDEKQSLYISKFKVLMDDAIVKKSEVEARKNKGHSIGLTSTAIADKFNPTLFNNAFDFGFYNKKLDFHQFSIVQGTAYSVLKDTIVPNDIGRDLLGVAYLYKKESDQKSPFYVGAKVELDNFNKVFFHFKTGIDFIGDTSRSSLALKAHPVRTGPGYDLNIYDIQVKATQEFEYSSNLNHEFYIKADYYTDSQYYAIGGTRVEYNLLNLDKFKLGPLVEGAYGVGSEDRRNGFPYWLTEDRLFAGGGLQFQLGNDDSDFNLKSDFSLFAEQDEDSFQRYEGELSYRIKNFTTINLNYSYFTIDQFFSNAVQLGIQYNFK